CCGAACCCGCCGGGCTGCTCAGGCGTGCCTGGCCGGCACTCAGTTGCGCGTCGGCCTCTACGGCGATGCCATCCTTGAGCAACGGTTGGCGCAAGGCATTCACTTCGGCGGGCGGCACCCACAAGGTCAAGGCCTGGCCCTGGCGAAACGCGCTCAAGGCCTGGCGGGTGCAGCGCACTACGCGGTCAGTGTCATCCAGTTCGCCGAGCACCTCGCGCACAATGCCAAGGGCCAGGTCTGCCAGCGATGCTTCAAGCCCGGCCAAGTACTGCTGGACTTGGGCGTGGGTCTCCAGCAGCAGTTGCGCGACTTGTTCGGCGCCTTCCCGTCGCGCACTTTCAAAGCCTTCGGCGCGGGCGGTGTGCAGCCACTGGTCGCTGTCGGCCTTGATTTGCTCGGCATGGTCCCTGGCGGCTTGCACAAAGGCAAAGCCATCGGTCCACAACGCCGCTTCTTCGGCACGCAAGATCCGCGCGGCAGGACGGCTGGGTAATTCACTCATGGGCAAGCTCCTCGGCGAGCAACCGTGCGGCAACGGTCTGGACGATTTCCAGGTCACGGGGCAAGCGCCCGGTATAACCCTTGGGTGCGACAAACCGCAGTGACAGCCAACCTTGCAACTCGACGGGCTGGGCTTGCAGCCAGGCGGCGACACAGGTGAGGCCGTCGCGGTCGATGGCGTCGATCAACTCGGTGGGCTCGCGCAGCAGGTCTGCGGCACCGCCCAACTGCCGGTTGGCCAGGGCCAGCGTGAACGCTTCCTGACCCAGGCCTTCGCGCAGTTC
This genomic window from Pseudomonas sp. Bout1 contains:
- a CDS encoding FliH/SctL family protein, producing the protein MSELPSRPAARILRAEEAALWTDGFAFVQAARDHAEQIKADSDQWLHTARAEGFESARREGAEQVAQLLLETHAQVQQYLAGLEASLADLALGIVREVLGELDDTDRVVRCTRQALSAFRQGQALTLWVPPAEVNALRQPLLKDGIAVEADAQLSAGQARLSSPAGSVELGLDAQLHTLRRSLLPFAEEGVA